In Dasypus novemcinctus isolate mDasNov1 unplaced genomic scaffold, mDasNov1.1.hap2 scaffold_577, whole genome shotgun sequence, the following are encoded in one genomic region:
- the LOC131277830 gene encoding uridine-cytidine kinase-like 1, translated as MDCTVSTGAAAMMAVRVLLDHDVPEDKIFLLSLLMAEMGVHSVAYAFPRVKIITTAVDKRVNDLFRIIPGIGNFGDRYFGTDAVPDGSDEEEVAPTS; from the exons ATGGACTGCACCGTGTCCACGGGCGCCGCCGCCATGATGGCCGTGCGCGTGCTCCTA GACCACGACGTTCCCGAGGACAAGATCTTCCTGCTGTCCCTGCTCATGGCCGAGATGGGCGTACACTCGGTGGCCTACGCGTTCCCGCGCGTGAAAATCATCACGACAGCCGTGGACAAGCGCGTCAATGACCTTTTCCGCATCATCCCTGGCATTG GAAACTTTGGTGACCGCTACTTCGGGACAGATGCGGTCCCCGACGGCAGCGACGAGGAGGAAGTGGCTCCCACGAGCTAG